A region from the Haliaeetus albicilla chromosome 16, bHalAlb1.1, whole genome shotgun sequence genome encodes:
- the NAT10 gene encoding RNA cytidine acetyltransferase isoform X2: MQRRKVDNRIRVLIENGVAERQRALFVVVGDRGKDQVVILHHMLSKATVKARPSVLWCYKKELGFSSHRKKRMRQLQKKIKSGTLNIKDDDPFELFIAATNIRYCYYNETHKILGNTFGMCVLQDFEALTPNLLARTVETVEGGGIVVILLRTMNSLKQLYTMTMDVHSRYRTEAHQDVVGRFNERFILSLASCKNCIVIDDQLNILPISSHVANITPVPPQSQEDSLRPQDLELKELKESLQDTQPVGVLVDGCKTLDQAKAVLKFIEAISEKTLRTTVALTAARGRGKSAALGLAIAGAVAFGYSNIFVTSPSPDNLHTLFEFIFKGFDALQYQEHLDYEIVQSLNPEFNKAVVRVNVFKEHRQTIQYIHPADSVKLGQAELVVIDEAAAIPLPLVKNLLGPYLVFMASTINGYEGTGRSLSLKLIQQLRQQSAQTQVTMTAENKSTATAKLTSARTLHEVSLHESIRYAPGDPVEKWLNDLLCLDCLSITRIISGCPLPETCDLYYVNRDTLFCYHRASEVFLQRLMALYVASHYKNSPNDLQMLSDAPAHHLFCLLPPVPPTQNSLPEVLAVVQVCMEGEISRQSIMNSLSRGKKASGDLIPWTISEQFQDPDFGGLSGGRVVRIAVHPDYQGMGYGSRALTLLQMYYEGKFPCLEEKTIQKPKEIATVSSETVSLLEEVVTPRKDLPPLLLKLSERQAENLDYLGVSYGLTPRLLKFWKRAGFVPVYLRQMPNDLTGEHSCIMLKTLNEEDSEQEPWLTAFWKDFRRRFLSLLSYQFRMFSPSLALNILQNKNIKQQPQPPISRAELESVFIPYDLKRLEMYSRNMVDYHLIMDMVPTIARMFFLNQMGDITLSAAQSALFLGIGLQHKSLDQLEKEVELPSSQLMGLFNRIIRKVVQLFNTVQEKAVEEQMVATKDIVMEPTLKSLNEDLEEAAKEFQEKHKQEVGKLKEMDLTQYIIRGDDEEWEEVLSKAGQNASIVSLKRLRKKLETARGPKQQKKFKKTKDVKQKWKK, encoded by the exons ATGCAGCGGCGGAAGGTGGACAACCGTATTCGGGTACTGATCGAGAACGGGGTGGCGGAGCGGCAGCGGGCCCTCTTCGTGGTGGTCGGTGACCGCGGCAAGGACCAG gtggTTATActtcatcacatgttgtctaAAGCAACTGTAAAGGCCagaccctctgtcctgtggTGTTACAAAAAGGAGCTGGGCTTTAGCAG ccaCCGGAAGAAGAGGATGAGACAACTACAGAAGAAGATTAAAAGTGGAACTTTAAACATAAAGGACGACGATCCTTTTGAGTTATTTATAGCAGCCACAAACATTCGCTACTGCTATTACAATGAAACTCACAAGATTCTTGGTAACACTTTTGGCATGTGTGTACTTCAG GATTTTGAAGCCTTGACTCCAAACCTGCTAGCTAGAACTGTTGAAACAGTAGAAGGGGGTGGAATTGTGGTGATCCTCCTGAGAACTATGAACTCACTGAAGCAGCTTTATACAATGACCATG gaTGTACACTCTCGATATAGAACAGAGGCACACCAAGACGTGGTAGGACGGTTTAATGAGAG GTTCATTCTGTCTCTGGCCTCATGCAAGAATTGCATCGTGATTGATGATCAGCTGAATATCTTGCCCATCTCCAGTCACGTTGCAAACATCACACCTGTTCCACCGCAGTCACAG GAAGATAGCCTCCGGCCGCAGGACTTGGAGCTAAAAGAACTGAAGGAGAGCTTGCAGGATACACAGCCTGTAGGAGTTTTGGTGGATGGCTGTAAAACCCTGGATCAG GCAAAAGCAGTTCTAAAATTTATTGAAGCCATATCTGAGAAGACTCTACGGACCACTGTGGCATTAACAGCAGCCAGGGGACGTGGTAAATCTGCTGCTTTGGGATTGGCTATTGCTGGGGCAGTAGCTTTTGG ttaCTCCAATATCTTTGTCACATCTCCAAGCCCTGATAACCTTCACACTCTCTTTGAGTTCATATTTAAAGGCTTTGATGCACTGCAGTATCAG GAACATCTGGACTATGAGATTGTTCAGTCTTTAAATCCGGAGTTTAACAAGGCTGTTGTCAGAGTAAATGTGTTCAAGGAGCACAGACAGACCATTCAG TACATACACCCTGCTGATTCTGTGAAACTGGGTCAAGCTGAACTTGTTGTGATTGATGAAGCTGCTGCCATTCCTCTACCCCTGGTGAAAAACCTGCTAGGCCCTTACCTTGTTTTCATGGCTTCTACAATCAACGG GTATGAGGGTACTGGTCGATCACTATCTCTGAAGCTGATTCAGCAGCTCCGTCAGCAGAGTGCACAAACCCAAGTCACCATGACAGCAGAGAACAAATCTACAGCTACAGCTAAACTCACCTCAG CTCGTACATTGCATGAAGTCTCCCTCCATGAATCAATCAGATATGCCCCTGGTGACCCAGTTGAAAAGTGGCTAAACGATCTGCTGTGTTTGGACTGTCTCAGCATCACCAGAATTATCTCCGGCTGCCCGCTGCCTGAGACTTGTGACCT ATACTATGTAAATAGAGACACACTTTTTTGTTACCACAGAGCATCAGAAGTTTTTCTGCAGAGACTGATGGCCCTCTATGTGGCTTCACACTACAAG AACTCACCCAATGACCTACAGATGCTATCTGATGCACCTGCCCATcatcttttttgccttttgccACCTGTTCCACCTACACAGAATTCATTACCAGAAGTACTTGCTGTTGTTCAG GTGTGCATGGAGGGAGAGATCTCTCGCCAGTCTATCATGAACAGCCTTTCTAGGGGGAAGAAAGCTTCTGGTGATCTTATTCCCTGGACCATTTCAGAGCAG TTTCAAGATCCAGACTTCGGGGGCCTCTCTGGTGGGCGTGTTGTTCGTATTGCAGTTCATCCGGATTATCAGGGG ATGGGCTATGGCAGCAGAGCTCTGACTTTACTGCAGATGTACTATGAAGGTAAATTCCCatgtttggaagaaaaaacaattcaAAAGCCAAAAGAAATTGCAACTGTAAGCAGTGAG actgttAGTTTATTAGAAGAGGTTGTGACACCTCGGAAAGACTTGCCTCCTTTACTTCTCAAACTGAGCGAGAGACAAGCTGAAAACCTAGACTATCTAGGGGTATCTTACGGCCTAACACCAAGGTTACTCAA GTTTTGGAAACGTGCTGGATTTGTGCCCGTTTATCTAAGGCAGATGCCA AATGACCTGACTGGTGAGCATTCGTGCATCATGCTGAAGACGCTGAATGAAGAGGACTCTGAACAGGAGCCTTGGCTTACTGCCTTCTGGAAAG ATTTTAGGAGGCGgttcctttctctgctttcctaccAGTTCAGAATGTTCTCTCCCTCGTTGGCATTGAATATtctacagaacaaaaatatcaaacagCAGCCACAACCAC CCATCAGCCGTGCTGAATTGGAATCAGTTTTCATCCCATATGACCTGAAGAGATTAGAGATGTACTCTCGCAACATGGTGGATTATCATCTCATCATGGATATGGTACCTACCATTGCCAGGATGTTTTTTCTCAACCAGATGGGTGATATAACTCTCTCTGCTGCACAGTCG GCCCTTTTTCTAGGGATTGGCCTACAGCATAAATCTCTGGACCAACTGGAAAAAGAGGTAGAACTGCCCAGCAGTCAGTTGATGGGGCTCTTCAACAGAATCATCCGCAAAGTGGTCCAG TTGTTCAACACAGTCCAGGAAAAAGCTGTGGAGGAGCAGATGGTGGCAACAAAGGATATTGTAATGGAGCCAACACTGAAGTCTTTAAATGAGGATTTG GAAGAAGCTGCAAAGGAATTCcaagaaaaacacaagcaagAAGTGGGGAAGCTGAAGGAAATGGACCTTACACA
- the NAT10 gene encoding RNA cytidine acetyltransferase isoform X1, giving the protein MQRRKVDNRIRVLIENGVAERQRALFVVVGDRGKDQVVILHHMLSKATVKARPSVLWCYKKELGFSSHRKKRMRQLQKKIKSGTLNIKDDDPFELFIAATNIRYCYYNETHKILGNTFGMCVLQDFEALTPNLLARTVETVEGGGIVVILLRTMNSLKQLYTMTMDVHSRYRTEAHQDVVGRFNERFILSLASCKNCIVIDDQLNILPISSHVANITPVPPQSQEDSLRPQDLELKELKESLQDTQPVGVLVDGCKTLDQAKAVLKFIEAISEKTLRTTVALTAARGRGKSAALGLAIAGAVAFGYSNIFVTSPSPDNLHTLFEFIFKGFDALQYQEHLDYEIVQSLNPEFNKAVVRVNVFKEHRQTIQYIHPADSVKLGQAELVVIDEAAAIPLPLVKNLLGPYLVFMASTINGYEGTGRSLSLKLIQQLRQQSAQTQVTMTAENKSTATAKLTSARTLHEVSLHESIRYAPGDPVEKWLNDLLCLDCLSITRIISGCPLPETCDLYYVNRDTLFCYHRASEVFLQRLMALYVASHYKNSPNDLQMLSDAPAHHLFCLLPPVPPTQNSLPEVLAVVQVCMEGEISRQSIMNSLSRGKKASGDLIPWTISEQFQDPDFGGLSGGRVVRIAVHPDYQGMGYGSRALTLLQMYYEGKFPCLEEKTIQKPKEIATVSSETVSLLEEVVTPRKDLPPLLLKLSERQAENLDYLGVSYGLTPRLLKFWKRAGFVPVYLRQMPNDLTGEHSCIMLKTLNEEDSEQEPWLTAFWKDFRRRFLSLLSYQFRMFSPSLALNILQNKNIKQQPQPPISRAELESVFIPYDLKRLEMYSRNMVDYHLIMDMVPTIARMFFLNQMGDITLSAAQSALFLGIGLQHKSLDQLEKEVELPSSQLMGLFNRIIRKVVQLFNTVQEKAVEEQMVATKDIVMEPTLKSLNEDLEEAAKEFQEKHKQEVGKLKEMDLTQYIIRGDDEEWEEVLSKAGQNASIVSLKSEKKRKLETARGPKQQKKFKKTKDVKQKWKK; this is encoded by the exons ATGCAGCGGCGGAAGGTGGACAACCGTATTCGGGTACTGATCGAGAACGGGGTGGCGGAGCGGCAGCGGGCCCTCTTCGTGGTGGTCGGTGACCGCGGCAAGGACCAG gtggTTATActtcatcacatgttgtctaAAGCAACTGTAAAGGCCagaccctctgtcctgtggTGTTACAAAAAGGAGCTGGGCTTTAGCAG ccaCCGGAAGAAGAGGATGAGACAACTACAGAAGAAGATTAAAAGTGGAACTTTAAACATAAAGGACGACGATCCTTTTGAGTTATTTATAGCAGCCACAAACATTCGCTACTGCTATTACAATGAAACTCACAAGATTCTTGGTAACACTTTTGGCATGTGTGTACTTCAG GATTTTGAAGCCTTGACTCCAAACCTGCTAGCTAGAACTGTTGAAACAGTAGAAGGGGGTGGAATTGTGGTGATCCTCCTGAGAACTATGAACTCACTGAAGCAGCTTTATACAATGACCATG gaTGTACACTCTCGATATAGAACAGAGGCACACCAAGACGTGGTAGGACGGTTTAATGAGAG GTTCATTCTGTCTCTGGCCTCATGCAAGAATTGCATCGTGATTGATGATCAGCTGAATATCTTGCCCATCTCCAGTCACGTTGCAAACATCACACCTGTTCCACCGCAGTCACAG GAAGATAGCCTCCGGCCGCAGGACTTGGAGCTAAAAGAACTGAAGGAGAGCTTGCAGGATACACAGCCTGTAGGAGTTTTGGTGGATGGCTGTAAAACCCTGGATCAG GCAAAAGCAGTTCTAAAATTTATTGAAGCCATATCTGAGAAGACTCTACGGACCACTGTGGCATTAACAGCAGCCAGGGGACGTGGTAAATCTGCTGCTTTGGGATTGGCTATTGCTGGGGCAGTAGCTTTTGG ttaCTCCAATATCTTTGTCACATCTCCAAGCCCTGATAACCTTCACACTCTCTTTGAGTTCATATTTAAAGGCTTTGATGCACTGCAGTATCAG GAACATCTGGACTATGAGATTGTTCAGTCTTTAAATCCGGAGTTTAACAAGGCTGTTGTCAGAGTAAATGTGTTCAAGGAGCACAGACAGACCATTCAG TACATACACCCTGCTGATTCTGTGAAACTGGGTCAAGCTGAACTTGTTGTGATTGATGAAGCTGCTGCCATTCCTCTACCCCTGGTGAAAAACCTGCTAGGCCCTTACCTTGTTTTCATGGCTTCTACAATCAACGG GTATGAGGGTACTGGTCGATCACTATCTCTGAAGCTGATTCAGCAGCTCCGTCAGCAGAGTGCACAAACCCAAGTCACCATGACAGCAGAGAACAAATCTACAGCTACAGCTAAACTCACCTCAG CTCGTACATTGCATGAAGTCTCCCTCCATGAATCAATCAGATATGCCCCTGGTGACCCAGTTGAAAAGTGGCTAAACGATCTGCTGTGTTTGGACTGTCTCAGCATCACCAGAATTATCTCCGGCTGCCCGCTGCCTGAGACTTGTGACCT ATACTATGTAAATAGAGACACACTTTTTTGTTACCACAGAGCATCAGAAGTTTTTCTGCAGAGACTGATGGCCCTCTATGTGGCTTCACACTACAAG AACTCACCCAATGACCTACAGATGCTATCTGATGCACCTGCCCATcatcttttttgccttttgccACCTGTTCCACCTACACAGAATTCATTACCAGAAGTACTTGCTGTTGTTCAG GTGTGCATGGAGGGAGAGATCTCTCGCCAGTCTATCATGAACAGCCTTTCTAGGGGGAAGAAAGCTTCTGGTGATCTTATTCCCTGGACCATTTCAGAGCAG TTTCAAGATCCAGACTTCGGGGGCCTCTCTGGTGGGCGTGTTGTTCGTATTGCAGTTCATCCGGATTATCAGGGG ATGGGCTATGGCAGCAGAGCTCTGACTTTACTGCAGATGTACTATGAAGGTAAATTCCCatgtttggaagaaaaaacaattcaAAAGCCAAAAGAAATTGCAACTGTAAGCAGTGAG actgttAGTTTATTAGAAGAGGTTGTGACACCTCGGAAAGACTTGCCTCCTTTACTTCTCAAACTGAGCGAGAGACAAGCTGAAAACCTAGACTATCTAGGGGTATCTTACGGCCTAACACCAAGGTTACTCAA GTTTTGGAAACGTGCTGGATTTGTGCCCGTTTATCTAAGGCAGATGCCA AATGACCTGACTGGTGAGCATTCGTGCATCATGCTGAAGACGCTGAATGAAGAGGACTCTGAACAGGAGCCTTGGCTTACTGCCTTCTGGAAAG ATTTTAGGAGGCGgttcctttctctgctttcctaccAGTTCAGAATGTTCTCTCCCTCGTTGGCATTGAATATtctacagaacaaaaatatcaaacagCAGCCACAACCAC CCATCAGCCGTGCTGAATTGGAATCAGTTTTCATCCCATATGACCTGAAGAGATTAGAGATGTACTCTCGCAACATGGTGGATTATCATCTCATCATGGATATGGTACCTACCATTGCCAGGATGTTTTTTCTCAACCAGATGGGTGATATAACTCTCTCTGCTGCACAGTCG GCCCTTTTTCTAGGGATTGGCCTACAGCATAAATCTCTGGACCAACTGGAAAAAGAGGTAGAACTGCCCAGCAGTCAGTTGATGGGGCTCTTCAACAGAATCATCCGCAAAGTGGTCCAG TTGTTCAACACAGTCCAGGAAAAAGCTGTGGAGGAGCAGATGGTGGCAACAAAGGATATTGTAATGGAGCCAACACTGAAGTCTTTAAATGAGGATTTG GAAGAAGCTGCAAAGGAATTCcaagaaaaacacaagcaagAAGTGGGGAAGCTGAAGGAAATGGACCTTACACA